One stretch of Halobaculum marinum DNA includes these proteins:
- a CDS encoding DUF5783 family protein, producing MAEFDPDQFEDKYANYFPELQRAYKNAFNHMNERYDSELIHAIDQQILNESEPFYDEATGEFTVELPENPTERLTAIVVDDEKLVETLDRYLDQIEAELYRVFDLEPPADG from the coding sequence ATGGCCGAGTTCGACCCCGACCAGTTCGAGGACAAGTACGCGAACTACTTCCCCGAACTCCAGCGAGCGTACAAGAACGCGTTCAACCACATGAACGAGCGCTACGACTCCGAGTTGATCCACGCCATCGACCAGCAGATTCTCAACGAGTCCGAGCCGTTCTACGACGAGGCGACCGGCGAGTTCACCGTCGAACTGCCCGAGAACCCCACGGAGCGGCTGACCGCCATCGTCGTCGACGACGAGAAACTCGTGGAGACGCTCGACCGCTACCTCGACCAGATCGAGGCGGAGCTGTACCGCGTGTTCGACCTCGAACCGCCCGCCGACGGGTGA
- a CDS encoding RAD55 family ATPase, with translation MLEDAPLSFDGGAGGRSLLIAGPPMTGKYDLMLRLLADVGERGVLITTGDPADQVRADYAEIADCDPLSVGVVDCVSKQRGGDLVQDELVRYASSPKNVTDIGMKFTDLYEVFRETDTTVGVGIHSLSELLMYLEPQDVYQFVRVLTRQVESEGWSTVAVINSTMHDEQTLHTMYEPFDTVINTREEDGSREMRVRERQRTATPWTTF, from the coding sequence ATGCTGGAGGACGCCCCGCTGTCGTTCGACGGCGGCGCAGGAGGCCGAAGCCTTCTCATCGCCGGTCCGCCGATGACCGGCAAGTACGACCTGATGCTCCGCCTGCTGGCGGACGTCGGGGAGCGTGGCGTCCTCATCACCACCGGGGACCCGGCCGACCAGGTCCGCGCCGACTACGCCGAAATCGCCGACTGCGACCCGCTGTCGGTCGGCGTCGTCGACTGCGTCTCGAAACAGCGCGGGGGCGACCTCGTCCAGGACGAACTCGTCCGCTACGCGTCCTCCCCGAAGAACGTCACCGACATCGGGATGAAGTTCACGGACCTCTACGAGGTGTTCCGCGAGACGGACACTACCGTCGGGGTCGGCATCCACTCGCTGTCGGAACTGCTGATGTACCTCGAACCGCAGGACGTGTACCAGTTCGTGCGGGTCCTCACCCGCCAGGTCGAGAGCGAGGGGTGGTCTACGGTCGCCGTGATCAACTCCACGATGCACGACGAGCAGACGCTCCACACGATGTACGAGCCGTTCGACACCGTGATCAACACCCGCGAGGAGGACGGCTCCCGCGAGATGCGCGTGCGCGAACGCCAGCGAACCGCGACACCCTGGACGACCTTCTGA
- a CDS encoding RAD55 family ATPase, producing MRVSSGVSGFDDLVDGGLPGERLYVICGPPGSGKTTFSAQFIADGAAAGDRCLFISMHESRADLERDMDAYDFGFERALESGSVTFLDAFSSEGKRFFGMPGDRRDVNSVTNRISSFIESRDIDRVVIDSTMLLRYLLDDSDNTVMRFLSALKRTSATTYLISEMTDPSAYADEHFLAHGVVFFHNYMEDDGMRRGLQVVKMRGADVDTDIQNLQFTASGLVVGEGRAVTH from the coding sequence ATGCGTGTATCGAGCGGCGTTTCGGGGTTCGACGACCTCGTCGACGGGGGGCTGCCGGGAGAGCGCTTGTACGTGATCTGTGGACCTCCCGGGAGCGGTAAGACCACGTTCTCGGCACAGTTCATCGCCGACGGGGCGGCCGCGGGGGATCGCTGTCTGTTCATCAGTATGCACGAGAGTCGGGCGGACCTCGAACGCGACATGGACGCCTACGACTTCGGCTTCGAGCGGGCGCTCGAGTCGGGGTCGGTGACGTTCCTCGACGCCTTCTCCTCGGAGGGGAAGCGCTTCTTCGGGATGCCCGGCGACCGGCGCGACGTCAACAGCGTCACCAACCGGATCAGTTCGTTCATCGAGTCGCGCGACATCGACCGCGTCGTCATCGACTCGACGATGCTGTTGCGGTACTTGCTGGACGACTCCGACAACACGGTGATGCGGTTCCTCTCGGCGCTCAAGCGGACCAGCGCCACGACGTATCTGATATCTGAGATGACCGACCCCTCTGCGTACGCGGACGAACACTTCCTGGCGCACGGCGTCGTCTTCTTCCACAACTACATGGAGGACGACGGGATGCGCCGTGGGCTGCAGGTCGTGAAGATGCGCGGTGCCGACGTGGACACCGACATCCAGAACCTCCAGTTCACCGCCTCGGGGCTGGTGGTCGGCGAGGGCCGGGCGGTCACCCACTGA
- a CDS encoding chemotaxis protein CheW, with protein MASSQRAAEADAADAEQTQVLEFGLGDETYCLDIAYIDEIVDADDLTAIPNSPRHVEGVMDLRGKTTTIIDPKTLFGIAGTGARERIIVFDPDEVDDGGTVGWVVDEVFQVRDVAADQVDEATTAGDDSVRGIVKGDDRFVVWVEPRTE; from the coding sequence ATGGCAAGCAGTCAGCGAGCCGCCGAGGCCGACGCGGCCGACGCCGAACAGACTCAGGTGCTGGAGTTTGGCCTGGGGGACGAGACGTACTGCCTCGACATCGCGTACATCGACGAGATCGTCGACGCCGACGACCTCACGGCGATCCCAAACTCGCCGCGCCACGTCGAGGGCGTGATGGACCTGCGCGGGAAGACCACCACGATCATCGACCCGAAGACGCTGTTCGGGATCGCGGGGACGGGCGCTCGCGAGCGGATCATCGTGTTCGACCCCGACGAGGTCGACGACGGCGGTACCGTCGGCTGGGTCGTCGACGAGGTGTTCCAAGTCCGCGACGTGGCCGCCGACCAGGTGGACGAGGCGACGACCGCCGGCGACGACTCCGTCCGCGGCATCGTCAAAGGCGACGACCGCTTCGTCGTCTGGGTCGAGCCCCGAACCGAGTGA
- a CDS encoding DUF7130 family rubredoxin-like protein yields the protein MASEQRGERTELADISAGQPVYDADGNELGTVRGVDDAGFYVLAAEGAATVTLDEAREVFGRASVMWRCWACGAMGRIEGGLPSQCPDCEAPREDLYYWAED from the coding sequence ATGGCGAGTGAGCAACGCGGTGAGCGAACGGAGCTGGCCGACATCTCGGCGGGACAGCCGGTGTACGACGCCGACGGCAACGAACTCGGGACGGTCCGCGGCGTCGACGACGCCGGGTTCTACGTGCTCGCGGCCGAGGGCGCCGCCACGGTGACGCTCGACGAGGCGCGCGAGGTCTTCGGGAGGGCGTCGGTGATGTGGCGGTGTTGGGCGTGCGGCGCGATGGGGCGCATCGAGGGCGGTCTGCCGTCGCAGTGCCCGGACTGCGAGGCGCCGCGCGAGGACCTGTACTACTGGGCCGAGGACTGA
- a CDS encoding DUF7130 family rubredoxin-like protein, which produces MSEERPPVGLGQRVFTESGRVIGTVRGFDEHGVYVTTLEGIRSLSIEHERAGHEFGEGELMWRCSDCGEMGDLDDGIPETCPNCDGPREHIYYWTED; this is translated from the coding sequence ATGAGCGAGGAGCGACCGCCGGTCGGACTCGGCCAGCGCGTGTTCACAGAGTCGGGACGAGTCATCGGCACCGTCCGCGGCTTCGACGAACACGGCGTGTACGTGACGACGCTTGAGGGCATCCGCTCGCTGTCGATCGAACACGAGCGCGCCGGCCACGAGTTCGGCGAGGGCGAGTTGATGTGGCGGTGTTCCGACTGCGGGGAGATGGGCGACCTCGACGACGGCATCCCCGAGACGTGCCCGAACTGCGACGGTCCCCGCGAGCACATCTACTACTGGACCGAGGACTGA
- a CDS encoding CheR family methyltransferase → MSRASQGDSETEGLRKVIDFVEDEVPFEPGYYNEAYLGRRVAARMQRRDTDDHTAYRRILERDDEEREALLDALTVNVTGFFRDPDMWADLRPVLRDLSEENGRSGVDVWSAPCADGREPYSVSMLAADDPDVDERRVHITAVDISEEALDAARAGVYETTRTTNIEEELAPLSDPTAYVEQEENVFRVRQSVKSRVEFEPYDLISDGPKDDMDLVFCRNLLIYIDTAYKEQLFETLRDSLRPGGYLVLGKTETVPPGLRDDFEAVAKRSRIYRYEG, encoded by the coding sequence ATGAGTCGCGCCAGCCAGGGTGACAGCGAGACGGAAGGACTGCGGAAGGTCATCGACTTCGTCGAGGACGAGGTGCCGTTCGAGCCGGGATACTACAACGAGGCGTACCTCGGTCGCCGGGTCGCCGCGCGGATGCAACGCCGCGACACCGACGACCACACCGCCTACCGGCGGATCCTCGAACGCGACGACGAGGAGCGCGAGGCGCTGTTGGACGCGCTCACCGTCAACGTCACCGGGTTCTTCCGCGACCCGGACATGTGGGCGGACCTCCGGCCCGTCCTCCGCGACCTCAGCGAGGAGAACGGACGCAGCGGCGTCGACGTGTGGAGCGCCCCGTGTGCGGACGGGCGCGAGCCGTACTCGGTGTCGATGCTCGCCGCCGACGACCCGGACGTGGACGAACGCCGGGTGCACATCACCGCCGTCGACATCAGCGAGGAGGCGCTCGACGCCGCCCGCGCGGGCGTGTACGAGACGACACGCACGACGAACATCGAGGAGGAACTGGCGCCGCTGTCGGACCCGACGGCGTACGTCGAACAGGAGGAGAACGTCTTCCGGGTGCGCCAGTCGGTCAAGTCGCGCGTCGAGTTCGAGCCGTACGACCTCATCAGCGACGGCCCGAAGGACGACATGGACCTGGTGTTCTGTCGCAACCTCCTCATCTACATCGACACCGCGTACAAAGAGCAGTTGTTCGAGACGCTGCGCGACTCGCTGCGGCCGGGCGGCTACCTCGTGCTCGGGAAGACCGAGACAGTTCCCCCCGGCCTCCGCGACGACTTCGAGGCCGTGGCGAAACGGAGCCGAATCTACCGCTACGAGGGATAA
- a CDS encoding NifU family protein: MSADSQDDGGEDELRERVTNFLRRNFPQIQMHGGSAAIQHLDRETGEVHISLGGACSGCGISPMTIQAIKSRMTKEIPEINEVVADTGMGAGADGDLGGMGHSDGGMSPSFPGESSDGEDDEGPQAPF; the protein is encoded by the coding sequence ATGAGCGCCGACTCTCAAGACGACGGCGGCGAGGACGAGCTCCGCGAGCGCGTGACGAACTTCCTGCGCCGCAACTTCCCGCAGATCCAGATGCACGGCGGGAGCGCGGCCATCCAGCACCTCGACCGCGAGACGGGCGAGGTCCACATCTCGCTGGGCGGCGCCTGTTCCGGCTGCGGTATCTCCCCGATGACGATCCAGGCGATCAAGTCGCGCATGACCAAGGAGATCCCCGAGATCAACGAGGTCGTCGCCGACACCGGCATGGGCGCGGGCGCCGATGGCGACCTGGGCGGCATGGGCCACTCGGACGGCGGCATGTCCCCCTCCTTCCCCGGCGAGTCCTCGGACGGCGAGGACGACGAGGGCCCGCAGGCCCCCTTCTGA
- a CDS encoding DUF4440 domain-containing protein translates to MPTSDACRAEIERLHDCFVAWFTGHATDDEFGAVADALHPAFEMVTPDGARRDRAAVLDSIRGGHGRTDPGSFDIDIRNVEVVHTVDDRATVRYEEWQETPDGTTGRVSTALLREAADAPGGLVWLDLHETWIER, encoded by the coding sequence ATGCCCACCAGCGACGCCTGCCGCGCCGAAATCGAACGCCTCCACGACTGCTTCGTCGCGTGGTTCACGGGGCACGCCACCGACGACGAGTTCGGCGCTGTCGCCGACGCCCTCCACCCGGCGTTCGAGATGGTCACGCCCGACGGCGCGCGCCGCGACCGCGCCGCTGTGTTGGACTCGATCCGAGGGGGACACGGACGCACCGACCCGGGGTCGTTCGACATCGACATCCGGAACGTCGAGGTCGTCCACACGGTCGATGACCGCGCGACCGTCCGCTACGAGGAGTGGCAGGAGACGCCCGACGGGACGACCGGGCGGGTGAGCACAGCCCTGCTTCGCGAGGCCGCCGACGCCCCCGGCGGACTCGTGTGGCTCGACCTCCACGAGACGTGGATCGAGCGGTGA
- a CDS encoding sulfatase, whose amino-acid sequence MSDDSPENVLFVVLDTVRKDRLGPYGYDGGTTPGLDAFSEEATVFENAVAPAPWTLPVHASLFTGMYPHRHGADQENPYLEGATTLAETLSDAGYRTACYSSNAWITPYTHLTDGFDDQDNFFEVMPGDFLSGPLAKAWKAMNDNDALRTVADKLVSLGNVAHEYLASGDGADSKTPAVIDRTKSFVDDAEAAGDDWFAFINLMDAHLPYHPPQEYVDEFAPGVDSTEVCQNSKEYNSGARDIDDEEWDAIEGLYDAEIAHIDDQLTRLFDWLKETGRWDDTAVVVCADHGELHGEHDLYGHEFCLYDQLINVPLMVKHPALDDERREDTVELLDTYHTVLDTLGVKGGEPATAGEEAVALDRTRSLLSADYREFAGLDEAARDPGQRAAPEGEFGFVEYSRPVVELKQLEEKASSAGITLPEESRFYSRMRAARATDAKYVRIDRIPDEAFRLDADPDEERNLADGTDERIAEAESKLGEFEAAAGGAWTDAADGEVTDDSLDEMDEEATERLRDLGYVE is encoded by the coding sequence ATGAGCGACGACTCGCCCGAGAACGTGCTGTTCGTCGTGCTCGACACGGTCCGCAAGGACCGCCTCGGGCCGTACGGCTACGACGGGGGGACGACGCCGGGGCTCGACGCGTTCAGCGAGGAGGCGACCGTCTTCGAGAACGCCGTCGCGCCGGCGCCGTGGACGCTGCCGGTGCACGCGTCGCTGTTCACCGGGATGTACCCGCACCGCCACGGCGCCGACCAGGAGAACCCGTACCTGGAGGGCGCGACGACGCTCGCGGAGACGCTGTCGGACGCGGGGTACCGCACCGCCTGCTACTCCTCGAACGCGTGGATCACGCCGTACACCCACCTCACGGACGGCTTCGACGACCAGGACAACTTCTTCGAGGTGATGCCGGGCGACTTCCTGTCGGGCCCGCTCGCGAAGGCGTGGAAGGCGATGAACGACAACGACGCGCTCCGCACGGTCGCGGACAAACTCGTTTCGCTGGGCAACGTCGCCCACGAGTACCTCGCGTCGGGCGACGGCGCCGACTCGAAGACGCCCGCGGTGATCGACCGCACGAAGTCGTTCGTCGACGACGCGGAGGCCGCCGGCGACGACTGGTTCGCGTTCATCAACCTGATGGACGCTCACCTGCCGTACCACCCGCCGCAGGAGTACGTCGACGAGTTCGCGCCCGGCGTCGACTCCACCGAGGTGTGCCAGAACTCCAAGGAGTACAACTCGGGTGCCCGCGACATCGACGACGAGGAGTGGGACGCCATCGAGGGGCTGTATGACGCCGAGATTGCCCACATCGACGACCAGCTCACCCGCCTGTTCGACTGGCTCAAGGAGACGGGCCGCTGGGACGACACCGCGGTCGTCGTCTGCGCCGACCACGGCGAACTCCACGGCGAACACGACCTGTACGGCCACGAGTTCTGCCTGTACGACCAGTTGATCAACGTCCCGCTGATGGTCAAACACCCCGCGCTCGACGACGAGCGCCGCGAGGACACCGTCGAACTGCTCGACACCTACCACACGGTGCTCGACACGCTCGGCGTCAAGGGCGGCGAGCCGGCGACCGCCGGCGAGGAGGCAGTCGCGCTCGATCGCACGCGCTCGCTGCTGTCGGCGGACTACCGCGAGTTCGCCGGTCTCGACGAGGCCGCGCGCGACCCCGGCCAGCGCGCGGCTCCCGAGGGCGAGTTCGGCTTCGTCGAGTACTCCCGGCCCGTGGTCGAGTTGAAGCAGTTGGAGGAGAAGGCGTCGAGCGCCGGCATTACGCTACCCGAGGAGTCGCGATTCTACTCGCGGATGCGTGCGGCCCGCGCGACCGACGCGAAGTACGTCCGTATCGACCGCATCCCCGACGAGGCGTTCCGCCTCGACGCCGACCCCGACGAGGAGCGGAACCTCGCCGACGGCACCGACGAGCGCATCGCCGAGGCGGAGTCGAAACTGGGCGAGTTCGAGGCCGCCGCCGGTGGGGCGTGGACCGACGCCGCCGACGGCGAGGTCACCGACGACTCGCTCGACGAGATGGACGAGGAGGCGACCGAGCGGCTTCGGGATCTGGGCTACGTCGAGTAA
- a CDS encoding chemotaxis protein CheA, whose amino-acid sequence MSEAHIRAFVRESEEGITELNNSMLALESDPDDPEAMDAIFRTAHTLKGNAAAMGFGDFSGLAHAMEDLLDEVRGGDMEVSSDLMDRLFEAVDLLDAMLGEIDETGDTTVDPTGVEEELRTLAEEGVDALDDDGTTDAADAAADDATEDDSTDADTSSDDDDAGVDADFDHGLSPADDEGVYRARIELRETEMPGIDAMFVLEAVDDAFDGLACEPDREAVEEGEFDETFDAYVTSETGAAVAAGVDAVTQVGTVEVATVEPAPGDEETGEEPEAADAESSEADDADVGDDAAADRGDSGSGSSSTSSTSDSISSVRVDVEQLDDLYGLVEQLVTSRIKLRREMEDAGIDSDNLDELDKISTNLQDTVMDMRLIPLSAVVDTFPRLVRDLARDQSKDVNFDIDGRDIELDRTILTEIRDPLVHILRNAVDHGIESPEEREAAGKDPAGTIELRADRERDHVTIVVEDDGGGIDADVLREKAVEKGVKTAAEVEAMSDAEARELIFHPGFSTNDEVTDVSGRGVGMDVVRTTVKDLDGSISLESTPGEGSRFEIKLPVTVAIVRVMFVEVDGVEYGVPIKNIAEVSRAGSIDVAHGDEVVRHDGDIYPVIRLGKVLGTAAANPGGSGALADGGEDVPAEADEHEGMLLRIHEEKRPVALHCDDVLHQEEVVVKPLEGILSGIPGLSGTAVLGDGDVVSILDVETLGGRR is encoded by the coding sequence ATGAGCGAAGCACACATCCGGGCGTTCGTCCGCGAGTCCGAGGAGGGGATCACCGAGCTGAACAACTCCATGCTCGCGCTGGAGTCGGACCCGGACGACCCCGAGGCGATGGACGCCATCTTCCGGACCGCCCACACGCTGAAGGGGAACGCCGCGGCGATGGGCTTCGGCGACTTCTCCGGACTCGCGCACGCGATGGAGGACCTCCTCGACGAGGTCCGCGGCGGCGACATGGAGGTGTCGAGCGACCTGATGGACCGGCTGTTCGAGGCGGTCGACCTGCTCGACGCGATGCTCGGCGAAATCGACGAGACGGGCGACACCACCGTCGACCCGACCGGCGTCGAGGAGGAACTCCGGACGCTCGCCGAGGAGGGCGTCGACGCCCTCGACGACGACGGCACAACCGACGCAGCCGACGCGGCGGCCGACGACGCTACCGAGGACGATTCCACCGACGCGGACACGTCATCGGATGACGACGACGCCGGCGTCGACGCCGACTTCGACCACGGTCTGTCTCCCGCCGACGACGAGGGAGTCTACCGCGCCCGCATCGAACTCCGGGAGACGGAGATGCCGGGCATCGACGCGATGTTCGTGCTGGAGGCCGTCGACGACGCGTTCGACGGCCTGGCGTGCGAGCCCGACCGCGAGGCAGTCGAGGAGGGTGAGTTCGACGAGACGTTCGACGCGTACGTGACCAGCGAGACGGGCGCGGCCGTCGCCGCCGGTGTCGACGCGGTGACGCAGGTCGGCACCGTCGAGGTCGCGACCGTCGAGCCCGCCCCCGGCGACGAGGAGACGGGCGAGGAGCCGGAGGCGGCCGACGCCGAGTCGAGCGAGGCAGACGACGCCGACGTGGGTGACGACGCCGCGGCCGACCGCGGCGACAGCGGCTCCGGTTCGTCGTCCACCTCGTCGACCTCCGACAGCATCTCGTCGGTCCGCGTCGACGTCGAACAGCTCGACGACCTGTACGGCCTCGTCGAGCAACTCGTCACGAGTCGGATCAAGCTCCGGCGAGAGATGGAGGACGCCGGCATCGACTCGGACAACCTCGACGAGTTGGACAAGATCTCGACGAACCTCCAGGACACGGTGATGGACATGCGGCTCATCCCGCTGTCGGCGGTCGTCGACACGTTCCCGCGACTCGTGCGCGACCTCGCGCGCGACCAGTCGAAGGACGTGAACTTCGACATCGACGGGCGCGACATCGAGTTGGATCGCACGATCCTCACGGAGATTCGCGACCCCCTGGTCCACATCCTCCGCAACGCCGTCGACCACGGCATCGAGTCGCCCGAGGAACGGGAGGCCGCCGGGAAGGACCCGGCAGGCACCATCGAACTCCGGGCCGACCGCGAGCGCGACCACGTCACCATCGTCGTCGAGGACGACGGCGGCGGCATCGACGCGGACGTGCTCCGCGAGAAGGCCGTCGAGAAGGGCGTCAAGACCGCCGCGGAGGTGGAGGCCATGTCCGACGCGGAGGCGCGCGAACTCATCTTCCACCCCGGCTTCTCGACCAACGACGAGGTGACCGACGTGTCGGGTCGCGGGGTCGGGATGGACGTGGTCCGCACGACGGTGAAGGACCTCGACGGGAGCATCAGCCTGGAGTCGACGCCCGGCGAGGGGTCGCGCTTCGAGATCAAACTGCCCGTCACGGTCGCCATCGTCCGCGTGATGTTCGTCGAGGTCGACGGCGTCGAGTACGGCGTCCCGATCAAGAACATCGCGGAGGTGAGCCGCGCGGGCAGCATCGACGTCGCCCACGGCGACGAAGTGGTGCGCCACGACGGCGACATCTACCCGGTCATCCGGTTGGGCAAGGTGCTCGGGACGGCCGCCGCGAACCCCGGCGGTTCGGGTGCGCTCGCCGACGGCGGCGAGGACGTGCCCGCGGAGGCCGACGAGCACGAGGGGATGCTCCTCCGGATCCACGAGGAGAAGCGCCCGGTCGCGCTCCACTGTGACGACGTGCTCCACCAGGAGGAGGTCGTCGTGAAGCCGCTGGAGGGCATCCTCTCGGGCATCCCGGGGCTGTCGGGGACGGCGGTCCTCGGCGACGGCGACGTGGTGAGTATCCTCGACGTCGAGACGCTCGGAGGGCGGCGATGA
- a CDS encoding ketopantoate reductase family protein — translation MDIVVFGAGALGSLVGGLLAREHHVTLVARDPHAQRVAGQGLRVTGELDAHVRPRATTDPTPDDLTCDLALVTVKAYDTAEAARTLATGDSDVVCSLSNGLTEGALVAELGDRVLAGSATYGAELVGPGEVRCTGVGRIHVGELAGGESERAERVAAAFREAGLDCEADPAMPRRRWEKLAVNAGINAVTALARVENGALAEGPGRDVAHRAARETARVARADGVDLTDDAAVAAVDTVVDETAANRSSMLQDVLSGGRTEVDAISGAVVDRGADHGVATPTNRTLAALLRAWGADGITE, via the coding sequence ATGGACATCGTCGTGTTCGGCGCCGGCGCGTTGGGCAGTCTCGTCGGCGGCCTGCTCGCGCGCGAACACCACGTGACACTCGTCGCGCGCGACCCGCACGCCCAGCGCGTCGCCGGACAGGGCCTCCGTGTCACCGGCGAACTCGACGCCCACGTCCGCCCGCGAGCGACGACCGACCCGACGCCCGACGATCTGACCTGCGACCTCGCGCTCGTGACGGTGAAGGCGTACGACACCGCCGAGGCCGCCCGCACGCTCGCCACCGGCGACTCCGACGTCGTCTGCTCGCTGTCGAACGGGCTCACCGAGGGGGCGCTGGTCGCCGAACTCGGCGACCGCGTGCTCGCCGGGTCGGCGACCTACGGCGCCGAACTCGTCGGGCCCGGCGAGGTGCGCTGCACGGGCGTCGGGCGCATCCACGTCGGCGAACTCGCGGGCGGCGAGAGCGAGCGCGCCGAGCGCGTCGCCGCGGCGTTCCGCGAGGCGGGACTCGACTGCGAGGCGGACCCGGCGATGCCGCGCCGCCGCTGGGAGAAACTCGCGGTCAACGCCGGCATCAACGCCGTCACCGCGCTCGCGCGGGTCGAGAACGGCGCGCTCGCCGAGGGGCCTGGCCGCGACGTCGCCCACCGCGCCGCGCGCGAGACCGCCCGGGTCGCCCGCGCGGATGGCGTCGACCTGACCGACGACGCCGCGGTCGCCGCCGTCGACACCGTCGTCGACGAGACCGCCGCGAACCGCTCGTCGATGCTCCAAGACGTGCTCAGTGGGGGTCGGACCGAGGTGGACGCGATCAGCGGCGCGGTCGTCGACCGCGGCGCCGACCACGGGGTCGCGACGCCGACGAACCGGACCCTCGCGGCCCTCCTCCGCGCATGGGGAGCAGACGGGATCACTGAGTGA
- the cheB gene encoding chemotaxis-specific protein-glutamate methyltransferase CheB yields the protein MRGLIADILESGGVDVVGEAENGREALAVVADTEPDVVTMDVEMPEMNGIEAVERLMDETPTPTLMLSAYTAEGAEETFAALDAGAVDFFAKPGGEVSMGVSRMEEQLVETVRSVAKADVSTAAHRRRTQAAAAASGGTAQPSAGAGSSTGRVSVEPNTTLIIGSSTGGPDAVERVISALPGDADLRGIVVQHMPEAFTGRFAERLDAACDLSVREAEDGMRLGRGELAVARGGHHLEVASARNGRLRLKVVDEDRGQGVRPSVNVTMESAAQVVDDPLIGVVLTGMGADGSEGVQALSRAGARVLAQDEDTCVVYGMPKRAAETGCVDTVLPLDDIAGGITGETA from the coding sequence ATGCGTGGACTCATCGCCGACATCCTCGAGTCCGGCGGGGTGGACGTCGTCGGCGAGGCCGAGAACGGACGCGAGGCGCTCGCGGTGGTCGCCGACACCGAGCCGGACGTCGTGACCATGGACGTGGAGATGCCCGAGATGAACGGGATCGAAGCGGTGGAGCGGCTGATGGACGAGACGCCGACGCCGACGCTGATGCTGTCTGCGTACACCGCCGAGGGCGCCGAGGAGACGTTCGCGGCGCTCGACGCGGGCGCGGTCGACTTCTTCGCCAAGCCCGGCGGCGAGGTGTCGATGGGCGTCTCCCGGATGGAAGAACAGCTCGTCGAGACCGTCCGCTCGGTCGCGAAGGCGGACGTCTCGACGGCGGCTCACCGCCGCCGGACGCAGGCCGCCGCCGCTGCCAGCGGCGGGACGGCGCAGCCCTCGGCGGGCGCTGGGAGTTCGACCGGGAGGGTCTCCGTCGAGCCCAACACGACGCTGATCATCGGCTCGTCGACCGGCGGCCCAGACGCCGTCGAGCGCGTCATCTCGGCGCTCCCCGGCGACGCGGACCTCCGCGGCATCGTCGTCCAACACATGCCCGAGGCGTTCACCGGGCGCTTCGCCGAGCGGCTCGACGCCGCCTGCGACCTCTCGGTGCGGGAGGCCGAAGACGGGATGCGACTGGGACGGGGCGAGTTGGCCGTCGCCCGCGGCGGGCACCACCTCGAAGTCGCGAGCGCACGCAACGGGCGGCTGCGACTCAAGGTGGTCGACGAGGACCGCGGCCAGGGCGTGCGCCCCTCGGTGAACGTGACGATGGAGTCGGCCGCCCAGGTCGTCGACGACCCGCTGATCGGGGTCGTGCTGACCGGGATGGGGGCCGACGGGAGCGAGGGCGTTCAGGCACTCTCGCGTGCCGGTGCCCGCGTACTCGCGCAAGACGAGGACACCTGCGTCGTGTACGGGATGCCGAAGCGCGCCGCCGAGACGGGCTGTGTGGACACGGTGCTCCCGCTCGACGACATCGCCGGCGGCATCACGGGTGAGACGGCATGA